Proteins encoded together in one Camelina sativa cultivar DH55 chromosome 9, Cs, whole genome shotgun sequence window:
- the LOC104715510 gene encoding uncharacterized protein LOC104715510: protein MTFSDDLAPPCVNKNNHHVKRRSTKKRTIRRKELEELISAAIRAAHVARDKGFYIVSPEAIRCVKILRQIRSLPLNARVITKTDGFSTLLFLSKNGNPKIRSESQSVIDHWKGILQNKSQ, encoded by the coding sequence ATGACTTTTTCCGATGATCTCGCACCACCATGTGTGAACAAGAACAATCATCACGTGAAGAGAAGAAGCACAAAAAAGAGAACGATAAGAAGGAAGGAACTCGAAGAATTGATCAGCGCAGCCATAAGAGCCGCTCATGTTGCAAGAGACAAAGGGTTTTACATCGTCTCTCCCGAAGCCATACGATGCGTTAAGATCCTTAGACAGATACGAAGCTTACCTCTAAACGCTCGGGTTATCACCAAGACCGACGGCTTTTCTACTCTTCTATTCCTCTCCAAGAATGGTAACCCTAAAATCCGCTCCGAGTCGCAGTCCGTCATTGATCACTGGAAGGGCATTCTCCAAAACAAAAGTCAATAA